From the Thermosynechococcus sp. genome, the window TTGATCTTGTTCAGGTCAAGACCATTGGGACCACGCAGGGGCTCCAGCCAAGGACCACGGAAATCCCAAAAGCGCATCGTTTCACCACCGAAGATGATTTCGCCAGTGGGAGAGCGCATCAGGTATTTCCCAAGGCCCGTGGGACCTTGAGCCGAGGCAACATTGGCCCCCAGTTTTTGGTCGCGGATCAAGAAGGTCATTGCCTGAGCCTGAGAGGCCTCCGGGCCCGTAGGACCATAGAATTCACTGGGATAGACCGTGTTGTTGAACCAGACAAAGCAGGTGGCAATGAAGCCCATCATGGAGAGGGCACCTAAGCTATAGGAAAGATAGGCTTCCCCAGACCAGATGAAGGCACGGCGTGCCCAACCAAAGGGGGTTGTCAGGATGTGCCAGATACCACCGGCAATGCAGATCAGACCGATCCAAATGTGACCACCGACAACATCCTCAAGGTTATTGACGCTGACGATCCAGCCCTCACCACCAAAGGGAGACTTCAGCAGATAGCCAAAGATGACCCTCGGGTCAAGGGTGGGGTTGGTAATGACGCGGACATCGCCACCACCGGGTGCCCAGGTGTCATAGAGACCACCAAAGAACATGGCTTTAGCCACCAGCAATAGAGCACCAATACCAAGGACGATCAGGTGGAAACCAAGGATCGTCGTCATTTTGTTTTTATCTTTCCAGTCGTAGCCAAAGAAAGAGGAGTATTCCTCAAGGGTTTCAGGGCCACGAATCGCATGGTAAACCCCACCAAAGCCGAGAACAGCAGAGGAAATCAGGTGTACCACTCCAACCACAAAGAAGGGAAAGGTGTCCACGACTTCACCACCAGGGCCAACACCCCAGCCAAGGGTGGCAATGTGGGGGATGAGAATTAGCCCTTGCTCGTACATTGGCTTCTCGGGAATGAAGTGAGCCAACTCGAACAGAGTCATGGCACCGGCCCAGAAAACAATCAGGCCAGCGTGGGCGACGTGGGCACCCAAGAGTTTGCCGGAGAGGTTAATCAGACGAGCATTACCGGCCCACCACGCGAAACCGGAGGATTCTTGGTCGCGATTGGTGGCAAAAATCGAATTACTAGAGAGCGTTACCACGGGGGAGTACCTCTTCTGGGAAGACAAAGTTTTCATGGGGTTGGTCTTGGGGGGCCATCCAAGCACGGATGCCCTCATTCAACAGCAGGTTCTTCGTGTAGAACGTCTCAAACTCAGGGTCTTCCGCGGCCCGAATCTCCTGCGAAATGAAGTCATAGGACCGCAGGTTCAACGCTAGACCCACCACGCCAATCGCACTCATCCACAGCCCCGTCACCGGCACAAACAACATGAAAAAGTGCAACCAGCGCTTGTTCGAGAAGGCAATGCCAAAAATTTGGCTCCAGAACCGGTTTGCCGTCACCATCGAGTAGGTCTCTTCCGCCTGGGTCGGGCTAAAGGCTCGGAAGGTGCTGGCACTCTCTCCATCTTGGAAGAGGGTATTTTCCACCGTGGCGCCGTGGATGGCACACAACAGGGCACCCCCCAGCACACCGGCTACCCCCATCATGTGGAAGGGGTTCAAGGTCCAGTTGTGGAACCCTTGGAAAAATAGCAGGAAACGGAAGATGGCGGCAACCCCAAAGCTGGGGGCAAAAAACCAGCTGGATTGCCCCAGGGGATAGATCAAAAAGACGCTGACAAAGACGGCAATGGGGGCGCTGAAGGCAATGGCGTTGTAGGGACGGATGCCCACCAAGCGAGCAATTTCAAACTGCCGCAGCATGAACCCAATCAGACCAAAGGCGCCGTGCAGGGCAATAAAGGTCCACAGACCGCCCAGTTGACACCAGCGGGTGAAGTCCCCTTGGGCTTCGGGGCCCCACAGCAGGAGCAGGGAGTGCCCCATGCTGTTGGCGGGGGTGGAAACGGCAACGGTGAGGAAGTTGCACCCTTCCAGGTAGCTGGAGGCCAGGCCATGGGTGTACCAGGAGGTGACAAAGGTGGTCCCGGTCAGCCAGCCCCCCAGCGCCAGGTAGGCGCAGGGGAAAAGCAGGATGCCTGACCAGCCGACAAAGACAAATCTGTCCCGTTTGAGCCAGTCGTCGAGGATGTCAAACCATCCCCGTTCCGCTGGCGCTCGTCCAATCGCGATCGTCATGGAATTAAATCCTCTTGCAGATATAGATGCCAGATTTAGAACCTTACAGTTGCTGGTAGGGCGTTATCAGCTCCTTAAAAACTTAGGAGCGATCGCTCCAGCATCCTGTTAATTTGGCTTCATAAATAAGAAACCCCTCCCTCGCTAAGGCTTGAGCTAGTAGGTAGTTTTACCTAGTTGCTGTTGGCGCTTACCAAGGGTAGGTTAAGCTTCCCATCAGCATTTACTGTGGGAGAGCTATATTAACGTGATAGCGGAATTCTTACGAAATATCAAGGTGATTGTTGCCTAGCTTCTCAGGGTTCTCATTTTTGAGCAGGGGTCGCAACTTAGCAAGACAGCAGAAAATTGAGGCTTCAACCTGAACAGAACGCCAGCAGGAAATGTTAAGTATTGTAACACTGCTGGCAGTGGTTACTGCTCCAGAGGTCTTGGGCGATCGCCCCCAAGCCAGAAACAGAGGCATAGCTATCTTGATAAAATTAGGAGAGGTGCAGGATAGTCTTTGCCAACAAGCGAGAAAAGGAGGCCCGCCATGGCGACCGAACGACGGGTGGCACGGGTAGCAGAATTAATCAAACGGGAAGTCAGCCAGTTGTTAATGTACGAAATCCGCGATGAGCGCGTGGGGGCGGGCTTGGTCAGTGTCACCGATGTGGAGGTTTCCGGTGATTTGCAGCACGCCAAGATTTTCGTCAGCATCTACAGCACGGATGAGGTGCGGCGCGCAACGATGGCAGGACTGAAGGCAGCTTCAGGCTTTGTGCGGCGGGAATTGGGGCAGCGCATCCGCCTGCGGCGGACACCCGAGGTGGTGTTTGTTGAGGATCGATCCCTTGAACGGGGCAGTCGCGTTCTTTCGCTGCTCAATCAGCTCAATCAAATTGAACAACAGCAGGATGCCTCAGAAGCCCCAGAACCCTAAGTCTGGCTTCGTCTTGGGGGAACGGATGCCCTAAGGTCGTGCCTCGGCAGCAGGGTGGAGCTTTTGCTGCGCTGAGGGGGTGCCAGTAGGGTTTTCAGGATCACGAAAAGAGCAATGCCAATTAAGAAGTAACCAAAGCCCTGCTGAAGTCGCTTGGCGGAAATGCGGTGACTAAGGTAGCTCCCCATTACCGAACCGCTGGTCGCTGCGAGAGTGAGCGTCAGGGTCAAGCGCGGATCTAAAGTCACAGTGCCCAGATAGCCCCAAACTGCTGCTATAGAATTGGCAGCAATAATTAACAGCGAGGTACCAATCGCCTGCCGCATCGGAATTTTTCCCAAGAGGACAAGGGCAGGAACGATGGCAAACCCCCCACCAACCCCCACCAACCCCGTCAAAACACCGACACCTAGGCCCTCGGTGGGTAGCCACAGCCAACAGTACTTACATACTGGGGGGGCATAAAGCTGGCTTTCAAGGGAACTTTCCGGCGGGGTGAGTTCAGGGGCAGGGGGATGTTTTTGCCGCCGAATCATTAAAACAGCCGCTACCATCATGGCAACGCCAAAGAGTAGGAGTTGCACCGTATCGGTAATCCAGGGCAAGGCCGCCAGGCGTGCTCCCAGGTAAGCACCCACCATGGTTGCCGAGCCAAAAATCAGAGTTAGACGCAGGTTGACGTAGCCGCGCCGCCACTGGGGGATCACCGCCAATAAGCTGACGCTGCCGACAATCACAAGCGTCATCGGAATCGCGACTTTGGTTTCAATGCCCATGACATAGACCAGTACTGGCAGGGCAAGGACGGAGCCGCCGCCCCCCAATAGACCCAGGCTCAAACCAATGGCGATCGCCAGACCATGCCCCAGCCAGTAGCTCAGCATGGGCTATTTCACCTGGGGGCGATTGAAGGGCAGCAGGGCCAACAGCCGCCCTAGGGCACAGGTTCCCGTGACACCGGCAAAGACCAGGCCGGCCCCCACAAAGCCCGACAGGAACAAGAACCCTGGGTTAACGGCAAAGCCAAGAATCACACCAGTGAGAATCAGGCTGCCGGCAACAATTTGCACCTGCCGCATCAGGCTGATGGGAGCACTCACAGCACCCTTGACCGGATAGCCCGCCTGTTTCCAGCGTTGAATGCCTCCCTCAAGGTTTTTGAGATTTTTCAACCCCCGCTGAGCAAGGGTTTCGTAAGCCATGCGCGATCGCCGGCCCGATTCACAGTAGAGCACCACAGGGGTGTCAGAGCTACAGGGGGGTTCAAGTTCCTTGACATTCGCCAAGGGACACAGCAGCGCCCCCGGAATATGGGCATTGTTGTATTCGCTGGGCTCACGCACATCAATTAGCAGTACCTGTTGTCGCTGCAGGGCATCGTGGAGTTCAGCCGCAGAAATGAGAGGAGACTCCGTCGTTGTTGTAGTCATCGTCGTTGGTTCTCGTCGTTGGTTCTCAAATAGTTACTCAGGGTTAGCTAACAAGACAGGGGCAATCAGGGATCAAGGAGCTAGACGGCAGTGGCAACCATGCCACACTGTTGGTTAGCGGGCACCGCTTCCATGATTTTCTTAGGATCGGGCAAGTTCAGGTTGGCCATGAATTCAATGAACTGCTGGCGATCGCGACCGACAAAGCGAGGATTAAAACGTTTTTCCTCACCGATGGTGGAAACAGTGTGACCGCGATAGTCATGGCCGGGGTAAACCAATGTCGTATCCGGTAGCGTAAAGAGCCGCTGTGTTACCGCATCATACATCGCACCCGCATCACCACTTTGGAAGTCAGTGCGCCCACAGCCCCGGATAAAGAGAGAATCCCCCGTCAGCAGATGGGTGCCATTCACCAAAAAGGCCATGTGGCTATCGGTGTGCCCCAAGGTGGCGATCGCCTGAATCGGGATGCTGCCGACGTGAATCACTTCGCCGTCTTTGATAAAACCATCGGCGCAGTCCACGCGAGCATTGTCGGGCACAAGGGTCTTGCAGCCCGTGCGTTCGCGGACTTTGCCCGCCCCGGTAATGTGGTCAGCGTGGACATGGGTTTCTAGGCAGTAGCGTAATTTGAGACCCAATTCCTGAATCAACCGCACATCGCGATCCACCTGTTCAAGGACGCTATCCACTAAGGCAGCGTCACCCGTAGCTTCATCGGCAATTAGGTAAGAATAGGTCCAAGTGTCGTAGTCAAAGAGTTGGCGAAACAGCATAGCGGACTCCTTTAGGGGGTAAAGCGTGGGGAAACTCCCTCAGCCTGAAGATTAAACTTAAAACGGTTACCATTTCAGCTTAGTTGTTCTAAGAATAATTTTATAACTATTCAGTAAACAAATGTCAAATCCCCCCTCTCCCCATGTTTCTAAGGGGAAGCCAATTTAGGATAAAAGAAGGCAGTTTCAGAGCACTGGGGATGTCCACACTACAGCAAATTACCCCTTGGCAGCGCATTAGCGAGGAATTAACTGCGATTGTCGGCAAAGACAGCCTCATTCAGAATCCCGCAGAAGCCCTCGTCTACGAGTGCGATGGACTTTCTATGTATCGGCAGCGGCCAAAGCTGGTCGTGCTTCCCCAAACCACCGCCCAGGTCTCGGCGATCCTCAAAGTCTGCGATCGCTACCGCATTCCCTTTGTGGCCCGCGGGTCAGGGACGGGGCTATCCGGGGGTGCGTTGCCCCACACGGAGGGGATTCTCATTGTCACGTCCCGCATGAACCAGATTTTAGAGATTGATCTAGCCAACCAGCAGGTGGTGGTGCAGCCGGGAGTAATCAATGCATGGGTTACCCAAGCCGTTGCCGATCACGGCTTTTACTATGCTCCGGATCCTTCAAGTCAAATTATTTGCTCCATTGGTGGCAATGTGGCCGAAAACTCCGGCGGTGTCCATTGCCTGAAGTATGGCGTTACCACAAATCATGTACTGGGACTCACAGTGGTTTTGCCCAATGGACAGATTGTTGAACTTGGTGGCCCTGCTCCAGAAATGCCCGGCTACGATCTGATGGGGGTTTTTGTCGGGTCTGAGGGCACTCTCGGTATTGCCACAGAAATTCGGCTGCGGCTTCTCAAGCAGGCGGAGGCGATCGCTGTGCTACTGGCAGACTTCACCACGATTGAAGCGGCCGGGGAAACCGTTTCTGCGATTATTCGAGGGGGAATCATTCCTGCGGGCATGGAAATTATGGACAACCTCAGTATCAACGCCGTTGAGGATGTGGTGGCCACCAACTGTTACCCCCGTGATGCCGGTGCCGTATTGCTGGTGGAAGTTGATGGTCTTGAAGCAGAGGTGCCTATTTTGCAGGAGCGTGTCAGGCGCATTTGCTATGAACAGGGGGCACGCCATGTGAGAGTTGCCACCGCAGCTGAAGATCGCCTCCGCCTTTGGAAGGGTCGCAAAGCCGCCTTTGCCGCTGCCGGTCGCCTCAGTCCTAATTATTTTGTCCAAGATGGGGTCATTCCCCGCAGTCAACTGGCCACCGTCCTCAAGGAAATTGAACAACTGAGCCGCCGCAGTGGTTATCGCATTGCCAATGTCTTTCATGCGGGGGATGGCAACCTGCATCCTTTGATTCTCTACGATCAATCGGTGCCCGGTGCACTTGCGGCAGTGGAGGCCCTAGGGGGCGAAATCCTCAGGCTCTGTGTGCGCTTGGGGGGCAGTATTTCTGGGGAACATGGCATTGGTAGTGATAAAGCCTGCTTTATGGGCGAAATGTTCAGCCCAGCGGATTTAGAGACAATGCAACAAGTGCGGGCTGCCTTTGATCCCAAACGGCTGGCCAACCCCGAAAAAATCTTTCCGACACCGCGCACCTGTGGCGAAGCAGCTCATCAACTCAAAGACTTTCCTAACATTGAGGCATTTTAATGAGTGCAAAAATTCCAGTGACGATTATTACCGGTTTTCTCGGCAGCGGTAAGACAACCCTCATTCGGCACTTACTTCAGAATGCAGCGGGCAGGCGCATTGCTGTAATTGTGAATGAGTTTGGCGATGTCGGTATTGATGGCGAGTTGTTACAGGCCTGTTGCGATCGCCCAGCGGGCATCTGGGAACTCACCAATGGCTGTCTGTGTTGTACAGTGCAGGAGGAATTCTTGCCAACGATGCAGAGCCTCTTGGCGCGGCGGCCGGAGATTGATCACATTGTCATTGAAACGTCGGGACTGGCATTGCCCAAGCCCTTAGTCATGGCCTTTCGCTGGCCGCAGGTGTGCCATGCCACAACCGTTGATGGCGTCGTGACTGTGGTGGATGGTGTTGCCTTGGCAGCAGGTCAAGTGAGTGCAGATTTAGAGGCACTCTTTGCCCAGAAAGATGCAGATCCCAATTTACAGCATGAGGACACCCCCCTTGAGGAGCTCTTTAACGATCAACTGGCCTGTGCCGATTTAGTTATCCTCAGCAAAACCGATCAACTGACCCCCGATCAGGTACAGCAATGCCTCAGGAAGCTTCGCCAGCAACTGCCGGCCCGGATTAAGCTCCTGGCAGCTCAGCAAGGAGAGGTGCCCGCAGATCTTTTGCTGGGATTTAATGCCGCAGTGGAAGAACACCTGGGGCAGCGACCGAGTCACCATGATTTTGAGGAGGAGCACGACCACGATGAAGAAATTCAAGCGCTTTGCTTAGAGATAGACATGTGCGATCTTCAGCGCCTCCGACAATTTCTGGAGCGTTTGCTCCAAATACCAGATATTTACCGCATCAAAGGGTTTGCGGCTATTGCTGGCAAGCCCATGCGACTGGTGGTACAAGGGGTGGGGCAGCGACTAGACTTGTACTACGATCGCCCGTGGCAAGCGGCAGAGGTCCGTCAAACTCGCCTCGTGGTCATTGGTCGTCAGTTGGATCAAAAGGAGTTGCTATCCCATTTGGGCTAGGAGGATATGGCTAGCCTAAAAGAGGTTATTGACCGCCAGCTGCGCCAACTATTGGGTAGCAGTGCAACCTGGTTCATTGATGTTGGCGATCGCTACCTCAGCATCTGGGTTGAATCCACCAACCTTGATCTCCATCGCCTAGCCACTTGGGGTAAGACCTTCTGGCAGCAGTGGCAGCGGGGTAGTTTCCTACTCTTTGCGGCAGAACCCTATCAGCCTTTTCCCTATTGGTGGAAAGTGTGGTCTGTTGTCTCGGCCATACCGCAGGCGACTCCGATAGGGGAAACCGGTGCCAGCGATCGCTTTATCATCTGTGGCTTGGGTAGTTTAGGTCAGTTTTGTATCCAAAGCTTGCATCGCTTTGCCGGTGAGCATCTGAGGCTTCAGATCTGTGCCG encodes:
- a CDS encoding sulfite exporter TauE/SafE family protein; translation: MLSYWLGHGLAIAIGLSLGLLGGGGSVLALPVLVYVMGIETKVAIPMTLVIVGSVSLLAVIPQWRRGYVNLRLTLIFGSATMVGAYLGARLAALPWITDTVQLLLFGVAMMVAAVLMIRRQKHPPAPELTPPESSLESQLYAPPVCKYCWLWLPTEGLGVGVLTGLVGVGGGFAIVPALVLLGKIPMRQAIGTSLLIIAANSIAAVWGYLGTVTLDPRLTLTLTLAATSGSVMGSYLSHRISAKRLQQGFGYFLIGIALFVILKTLLAPPQRSKSSTLLPRHDLRASVPPRRSQT
- the rbfA gene encoding 30S ribosome-binding factor RbfA; translated protein: MATERRVARVAELIKREVSQLLMYEIRDERVGAGLVSVTDVEVSGDLQHAKIFVSIYSTDEVRRATMAGLKAASGFVRRELGQRIRLRRTPEVVFVEDRSLERGSRVLSLLNQLNQIEQQQDASEAPEP
- the psbD gene encoding photosystem II D2 protein (photosystem q(a) protein) → MTIAIGRAPAERGWFDILDDWLKRDRFVFVGWSGILLFPCAYLALGGWLTGTTFVTSWYTHGLASSYLEGCNFLTVAVSTPANSMGHSLLLLWGPEAQGDFTRWCQLGGLWTFIALHGAFGLIGFMLRQFEIARLVGIRPYNAIAFSAPIAVFVSVFLIYPLGQSSWFFAPSFGVAAIFRFLLFFQGFHNWTLNPFHMMGVAGVLGGALLCAIHGATVENTLFQDGESASTFRAFSPTQAEETYSMVTANRFWSQIFGIAFSNKRWLHFFMLFVPVTGLWMSAIGVVGLALNLRSYDFISQEIRAAEDPEFETFYTKNLLLNEGIRAWMAPQDQPHENFVFPEEVLPRGNAL
- a CDS encoding FAD-linked oxidase C-terminal domain-containing protein; the encoded protein is MSTLQQITPWQRISEELTAIVGKDSLIQNPAEALVYECDGLSMYRQRPKLVVLPQTTAQVSAILKVCDRYRIPFVARGSGTGLSGGALPHTEGILIVTSRMNQILEIDLANQQVVVQPGVINAWVTQAVADHGFYYAPDPSSQIICSIGGNVAENSGGVHCLKYGVTTNHVLGLTVVLPNGQIVELGGPAPEMPGYDLMGVFVGSEGTLGIATEIRLRLLKQAEAIAVLLADFTTIEAAGETVSAIIRGGIIPAGMEIMDNLSINAVEDVVATNCYPRDAGAVLLVEVDGLEAEVPILQERVRRICYEQGARHVRVATAAEDRLRLWKGRKAAFAAAGRLSPNYFVQDGVIPRSQLATVLKEIEQLSRRSGYRIANVFHAGDGNLHPLILYDQSVPGALAAVEALGGEILRLCVRLGGSISGEHGIGSDKACFMGEMFSPADLETMQQVRAAFDPKRLANPEKIFPTPRTCGEAAHQLKDFPNIEAF
- a CDS encoding MBL fold metallo-hydrolase, whose protein sequence is MLFRQLFDYDTWTYSYLIADEATGDAALVDSVLEQVDRDVRLIQELGLKLRYCLETHVHADHITGAGKVRERTGCKTLVPDNARVDCADGFIKDGEVIHVGSIPIQAIATLGHTDSHMAFLVNGTHLLTGDSLFIRGCGRTDFQSGDAGAMYDAVTQRLFTLPDTTLVYPGHDYRGHTVSTIGEEKRFNPRFVGRDRQQFIEFMANLNLPDPKKIMEAVPANQQCGMVATAV
- a CDS encoding rhodanese-like domain-containing protein; this encodes MTTTTTESPLISAAELHDALQRQQVLLIDVREPSEYNNAHIPGALLCPLANVKELEPPCSSDTPVVLYCESGRRSRMAYETLAQRGLKNLKNLEGGIQRWKQAGYPVKGAVSAPISLMRQVQIVAGSLILTGVILGFAVNPGFLFLSGFVGAGLVFAGVTGTCALGRLLALLPFNRPQVK
- the cobW gene encoding cobalamin biosynthesis protein CobW, coding for MSAKIPVTIITGFLGSGKTTLIRHLLQNAAGRRIAVIVNEFGDVGIDGELLQACCDRPAGIWELTNGCLCCTVQEEFLPTMQSLLARRPEIDHIVIETSGLALPKPLVMAFRWPQVCHATTVDGVVTVVDGVALAAGQVSADLEALFAQKDADPNLQHEDTPLEELFNDQLACADLVILSKTDQLTPDQVQQCLRKLRQQLPARIKLLAAQQGEVPADLLLGFNAAVEEHLGQRPSHHDFEEEHDHDEEIQALCLEIDMCDLQRLRQFLERLLQIPDIYRIKGFAAIAGKPMRLVVQGVGQRLDLYYDRPWQAAEVRQTRLVVIGRQLDQKELLSHLG
- the psbC gene encoding photosystem II reaction center protein CP43, encoding MVTLSSNSIFATNRDQESSGFAWWAGNARLINLSGKLLGAHVAHAGLIVFWAGAMTLFELAHFIPEKPMYEQGLILIPHIATLGWGVGPGGEVVDTFPFFVVGVVHLISSAVLGFGGVYHAIRGPETLEEYSSFFGYDWKDKNKMTTILGFHLIVLGIGALLLVAKAMFFGGLYDTWAPGGGDVRVITNPTLDPRVIFGYLLKSPFGGEGWIVSVNNLEDVVGGHIWIGLICIAGGIWHILTTPFGWARRAFIWSGEAYLSYSLGALSMMGFIATCFVWFNNTVYPSEFYGPTGPEASQAQAMTFLIRDQKLGANVASAQGPTGLGKYLMRSPTGEIIFGGETMRFWDFRGPWLEPLRGPNGLDLNKIKNDIQPWQERRAAEYMTHAPLGSLNSVGGVATEINSVNFVSPRSWLATSHFVLAFFFLVGHLWHAGRARAAAAGFEKGIDRESEPVLSMPSLD